One genomic region from Conexibacter woesei DSM 14684 encodes:
- a CDS encoding FAD-binding oxidoreductase — protein sequence MTGTAGQTALRELRDGMRGTALLPDDAGYDEARVLFNAMVDVRPAVIAQCAGVDDVAAAIAFGQETGLPTAVRAGGHSVAGMSTVADGLVIDVRAFTGVEVDPGARTARCGAGATWADFDAATQQHGLATTGGRVSTTGVAGLTLGGGSGWLERKHGLTCDNLRAVELVTAAGDRVRASAIEHADLFWALHGGGGNFGVATAFEFDLHPLGPLVLAGLMLWPGERGREVVELMRETIENGAPEELALAVVYLTGPPEEFVPAELQGRLCCGLAFMWAGEDEREGAAFAEDFRTLRPAVDLVGAMPYVEFQRMIDDPPGLRNYWTADYLDALPDAAIEVYAAHSERMPVPSACQSIVFPWGGAIARVSADETPMAKREATWVTHPFALWEDAAGDDAHIAWARAISAEMKQFSSGGVYLNFIGDEGGGRVRAAFGDNYDRLARVKAEYDPGNFFRINQNIEPAAAAGIG from the coding sequence ATGACCGGCACGGCCGGCCAAACAGCGCTGCGCGAGCTGCGCGACGGGATGCGGGGCACGGCCCTGCTTCCAGATGACGCGGGCTACGACGAGGCCCGCGTCCTCTTCAACGCGATGGTCGACGTGCGACCAGCAGTCATCGCCCAGTGCGCGGGCGTCGACGACGTCGCCGCCGCGATCGCCTTCGGGCAGGAGACCGGCCTGCCGACCGCGGTCCGCGCCGGCGGCCACTCGGTCGCGGGCATGTCGACCGTCGCGGACGGGCTCGTGATCGACGTGCGCGCGTTCACCGGCGTCGAGGTCGACCCCGGTGCCCGCACGGCGCGCTGCGGCGCCGGCGCGACGTGGGCGGACTTTGACGCCGCAACACAGCAACACGGGCTCGCGACGACCGGCGGGCGCGTCTCGACGACCGGTGTCGCGGGGCTGACGCTCGGCGGCGGCTCGGGCTGGCTGGAGCGCAAGCACGGGCTCACCTGCGACAACCTGCGCGCAGTCGAGCTGGTGACCGCGGCCGGCGACCGCGTCCGCGCGAGCGCGATCGAGCACGCCGACCTGTTCTGGGCGCTGCACGGCGGCGGCGGGAACTTCGGCGTCGCGACGGCGTTCGAGTTCGACCTCCACCCGCTCGGCCCGCTCGTGCTCGCCGGACTGATGCTGTGGCCGGGCGAGCGCGGGCGCGAGGTCGTCGAGCTGATGCGCGAGACGATCGAGAACGGCGCACCGGAGGAGCTGGCGCTCGCCGTCGTGTACCTGACCGGGCCGCCCGAGGAGTTCGTGCCGGCGGAGCTGCAGGGCAGACTCTGCTGTGGGCTGGCGTTCATGTGGGCCGGCGAGGACGAGCGCGAGGGCGCCGCGTTCGCAGAGGACTTCCGCACGCTGCGGCCGGCCGTCGACCTCGTCGGCGCGATGCCGTACGTCGAGTTCCAGCGCATGATCGACGACCCGCCGGGGCTGCGGAACTACTGGACCGCCGACTACCTCGACGCGCTTCCCGACGCGGCGATCGAGGTCTACGCCGCGCATTCCGAGCGGATGCCGGTGCCGTCCGCCTGCCAGTCGATCGTCTTCCCGTGGGGCGGCGCGATCGCTCGCGTGTCGGCGGACGAGACGCCGATGGCCAAGCGCGAGGCGACGTGGGTGACGCACCCGTTCGCGCTGTGGGAGGACGCCGCCGGCGACGACGCGCACATCGCCTGGGCGCGCGCGATCTCCGCCGAGATGAAGCAGTTCAGCAGCGGCGGCGTCTACCTCAACTTCATCGGCGACGAGGGCGGCGGGCGCGTGCGCGCCGCGTTCGGCGACAACTACGACCGGCTCGCGCGCGTGAAGGCGGAGTACGACCCCGGCAACTTCTTCCGCATCAACCAGAACATCGAGCCGGCGGCGGCTGCCGGGATCGGCTGA
- a CDS encoding class I SAM-dependent methyltransferase, producing MAEPAAPAASVRNPLFARLYARVLARNEPPEMREHRRTLLAGLDGRVLEVGAGAGTNFPHYPAGVTEVVAVEPEPYLREQARAAAASASVPITVLEGVADALPAPDGAFDAAVACLVLCSVPDQPRALVELRRVLRPGGELRFFEHVRAHAPRAAALQRTVDRLFWPHAFGGCHTARDTAQEIERAGFAIEAQRRMRSTALKIPPPVAVQVLGIARRSS from the coding sequence ATGGCCGAGCCCGCCGCACCCGCCGCGTCCGTCCGCAACCCGCTCTTCGCACGCCTCTACGCACGCGTGCTGGCGCGCAACGAGCCGCCGGAGATGCGCGAGCACCGCCGCACGCTGCTCGCCGGCCTCGACGGCCGCGTGCTCGAGGTCGGCGCCGGCGCCGGGACGAACTTCCCGCACTACCCGGCGGGCGTGACGGAGGTCGTCGCGGTCGAGCCCGAGCCGTACCTGCGCGAGCAGGCGCGCGCGGCCGCCGCCTCGGCGTCCGTCCCGATCACCGTGCTCGAGGGCGTCGCGGACGCGCTCCCCGCGCCGGACGGCGCGTTCGACGCCGCCGTCGCCTGCCTCGTGCTCTGCTCGGTGCCCGACCAGCCGCGCGCGCTCGTGGAGCTGCGCCGCGTGCTCAGACCCGGCGGCGAGCTGCGCTTCTTCGAGCACGTCCGCGCGCACGCGCCGCGCGCCGCCGCGCTCCAGCGGACGGTCGACCGGCTGTTCTGGCCGCACGCGTTCGGCGGCTGCCACACCGCGCGCGACACGGCGCAGGAGATCGAGCGGGCCGGCTTCGCGATCGAGGCGCAGCGGCGGATGCGCTCGACGGCGCTGAAGATCCCGCCGCCCGTGGCCGTGCAGGTGCTCGGCATCGCCCGTCGCAGCTCGTAG
- a CDS encoding DUF6916 family protein, whose translation MTRPGSITRRTLLQAGGAATLAACLGGAASSSSAAAAGGTTPPAYLRRATYAALDVPRELTAAGPGGPLTLSLDGVGDVLGAGTDAALRGSEDTFAVRFSGAPGDVVLEQGIHLLSHPQLGAFELFLAPVDLPAAGQQYEIVIDRSVARA comes from the coding sequence ATGACGAGACCGGGCTCCATCACCCGTCGCACGCTGCTGCAGGCCGGCGGCGCAGCGACGCTCGCGGCGTGCCTCGGCGGCGCCGCGTCATCCAGCAGCGCCGCGGCCGCCGGAGGGACGACGCCGCCCGCGTACCTGCGCCGCGCCACCTACGCCGCGCTCGACGTGCCGCGCGAGCTGACGGCGGCGGGCCCGGGCGGGCCGCTGACGCTGTCGCTGGACGGGGTCGGCGACGTGCTCGGCGCCGGGACCGACGCCGCGCTGCGCGGCAGCGAGGACACGTTCGCGGTGCGGTTCAGCGGGGCGCCGGGCGACGTCGTGCTGGAGCAGGGCATCCATCTGCTCAGCCACCCGCAGCTCGGCGCGTTCGAGCTGTTCCTCGCGCCGGTCGACCTGCCGGCTGCGGGTCAGCAGTACGAGATCGTCATCGACCGCTCGGTCGCGCGCGCATGA
- a CDS encoding helix-turn-helix domain-containing protein, whose translation MQLTLGNLLDERELGLTLVTSDASARERPVRGAHAIEVAAPTRWIPEDWVMLTNGLRVRGRGDDQRRLIAELDDGGQTALGWAVGLVLQRVPQAIVDEAERRAFPVFLVPIETAFHQIISFLHDARTSEDMVVMRRIMSMEEYLMDALQQRRPERAIVSRLASLLDVDALLATGGGEVLEASGRVPAEEDVRAAIGAADDGDRDGAQLGGRAAAVLPLPGDEAGDQLLIVSGRRAAAGDPLARPVIRRAAQLLGLVAQGRAHRDENARARGADVLRRALRGIAPAQAAGLDAEVSALGLDFGEPVHVVAWSVPAGVASETAALALVRELLSANGLRHLLTAHGEQPVTLVQGDPALLAEALLGAGESATPGAGRPLPSAGVGRRIDSLRDARRSLHDARLALAQARATSAPDGTVVRFDQLDPVGQLLAAASGEEDGQGLRRLAGLLDPIRDQPHLLATLSSWIDCGQNSNETAARLHLHRNSLRYRLARIEELLGVVLETPRGLANVQLALLADELDAGGGDAAGER comes from the coding sequence ATGCAGCTGACTCTCGGCAACCTTCTGGACGAGCGCGAGCTCGGCCTGACGCTGGTCACCTCCGACGCCTCCGCGCGGGAGCGGCCCGTGCGCGGAGCGCACGCGATCGAGGTCGCGGCACCGACGCGCTGGATCCCGGAGGACTGGGTGATGCTGACGAACGGCCTGCGCGTTCGCGGCCGTGGCGACGACCAGCGGCGGCTGATCGCCGAGCTGGACGACGGCGGTCAGACGGCGCTCGGCTGGGCCGTCGGGCTCGTGCTCCAGCGCGTGCCGCAGGCGATCGTCGACGAGGCCGAGCGACGCGCGTTCCCGGTCTTCCTCGTCCCGATCGAGACCGCCTTCCACCAGATCATCTCGTTCCTCCATGACGCGCGCACGAGCGAGGACATGGTCGTGATGCGGCGGATCATGTCGATGGAGGAGTACCTGATGGACGCGCTCCAGCAGCGCCGTCCCGAGCGCGCGATCGTCAGCCGGCTGGCGAGCCTGCTCGACGTCGACGCGCTGCTGGCGACCGGCGGCGGCGAGGTGCTGGAGGCGAGCGGGCGCGTGCCGGCAGAGGAGGACGTGCGCGCCGCGATCGGCGCGGCCGACGACGGCGACCGCGACGGCGCGCAGCTCGGCGGCAGAGCGGCGGCGGTGCTGCCGCTGCCGGGCGACGAGGCCGGCGACCAGCTGCTGATCGTCAGCGGCCGCCGCGCCGCCGCCGGCGACCCGCTCGCGCGGCCGGTGATCCGGCGCGCCGCGCAGCTGCTCGGCCTCGTCGCACAGGGCCGCGCGCACCGCGACGAGAACGCCCGCGCGCGCGGCGCCGACGTGCTGCGGCGGGCGCTGCGCGGGATCGCGCCGGCGCAGGCGGCCGGGCTCGACGCGGAGGTCTCGGCGCTCGGGCTCGACTTCGGCGAGCCGGTCCACGTCGTCGCGTGGTCGGTGCCGGCGGGTGTCGCGAGCGAGACCGCCGCACTTGCGCTCGTGCGCGAGCTGCTGAGCGCGAACGGCCTCCGCCACCTGCTGACCGCGCACGGCGAGCAGCCCGTGACGCTCGTGCAGGGCGACCCGGCGCTGCTGGCCGAGGCGCTGCTGGGGGCCGGCGAGAGCGCCACCCCGGGCGCGGGCCGGCCCCTCCCCTCCGCCGGCGTCGGCCGGCGGATCGACTCGCTGCGCGACGCGCGCCGCTCGCTGCACGACGCGCGGCTGGCACTGGCGCAGGCGCGGGCGACGAGCGCGCCGGACGGCACCGTCGTGCGCTTCGACCAGCTCGACCCGGTCGGTCAGCTGCTGGCCGCGGCGAGCGGCGAGGAGGACGGGCAGGGGCTGCGACGGCTGGCCGGTCTGCTCGACCCGATCCGCGACCAGCCGCACCTGCTCGCGACGCTGAGCAGCTGGATCGACTGCGGCCAGAACTCGAACGAGACGGCGGCGCGCCTGCACCTCCACCGCAACTCGCTGCGCTACCGGCTCGCGCGGATCGAGGAGCTGCTTGGCGTCGTGCTGGAGACCCCGCGCGGCCTCGCGAACGTGCAGCTCGCGCTGCTCGCCGACGAGCTGGACGCCGGCGGCGGCGACGCGGCCGGGGAGCGCTGA
- a CDS encoding CBS domain-containing protein: MGILRHVPVLRADRLVREAVHALQQAGVPALPVEDEHGRFLGIFGEREFIEAIFPGYIKELRYAGFVPHSLDVAIERRSGCLDRPVGEYATREQIAVSEGFSDAELAETFLHHRVLIVPVVDGGRRVIGIVTRTDFFEIVAGRVEQA, translated from the coding sequence ATGGGCATCCTCCGACACGTCCCCGTCCTGCGCGCCGACCGGCTCGTGCGCGAAGCCGTCCACGCGCTCCAGCAGGCCGGCGTCCCGGCGCTGCCGGTCGAGGACGAGCACGGCCGCTTCCTCGGCATCTTCGGCGAGCGCGAGTTCATCGAGGCGATCTTCCCCGGCTACATCAAGGAGCTGAGATACGCCGGCTTCGTGCCGCACTCGCTCGACGTCGCGATCGAGCGCCGCTCGGGCTGTCTCGACAGGCCGGTGGGGGAGTACGCGACGCGTGAGCAGATCGCGGTCAGCGAGGGCTTCTCGGACGCCGAGCTGGCGGAGACGTTCCTCCACCACCGCGTGCTGATCGTCCCCGTCGTCGACGGCGGCCGGCGCGTGATCGGGATCGTCACGCGGACCGACTTCTTCGAGATCGTCGCCGGGCGGGTCGAGCAGGCGTGA
- a CDS encoding sulfite oxidase encodes MTTDARAAAGVGDVGGGVTAAELRLAARNHALPLEALRWPITPPGLHYVLVHYDIPAVDPAAWRLEIGGRVTRPRSLSLAQLRALPAVTRAVTLECAGNGRALLEPRPISQPWLTEAVGTAEWTGVPLALLLDEAGLGDDVVELLFSGLDRGVEDGVEQRYERSLSLADALAGDVLLAYAMNGAPLPPQHGFPLRLVVPGWYGMAHVKWLGAITALTEPFGGYQQAVGYRLYASEEELASGDGDGAPVTRIAPRSLTVPPGIPDFLTRERVLDAGRCVLAGRAWSGRAPIERVEVSADGGEHWSEAALDPPLGPHAWRGWSWTWDATPGAWTICSRATDATGETQPLTPVWNVKGYVNNAVERIPVTVRG; translated from the coding sequence ATGACGACGGACGCGCGCGCGGCGGCGGGCGTCGGCGACGTCGGCGGCGGCGTCACCGCTGCCGAGCTGCGACTGGCGGCGCGCAACCACGCGCTTCCGCTGGAGGCGCTGCGGTGGCCGATCACGCCGCCGGGCCTCCACTACGTGCTCGTCCACTACGACATCCCGGCGGTCGACCCGGCCGCCTGGCGGCTGGAGATCGGCGGACGCGTCACGCGGCCGCGGTCGCTGTCGCTGGCGCAGCTGCGGGCGCTGCCGGCGGTGACGCGCGCGGTCACGCTGGAGTGCGCGGGCAACGGCCGCGCGCTGCTGGAGCCGCGGCCGATCAGCCAGCCGTGGCTGACTGAGGCGGTCGGCACCGCCGAGTGGACCGGCGTCCCGCTCGCGCTGCTGCTCGACGAGGCCGGACTCGGCGACGACGTCGTCGAGCTGCTGTTCAGCGGGCTCGACCGCGGCGTCGAAGACGGCGTCGAGCAGCGCTACGAGCGCAGCCTGTCGCTCGCCGACGCGCTCGCCGGCGACGTGCTGCTGGCGTACGCGATGAACGGCGCGCCGCTGCCGCCGCAGCACGGCTTCCCGCTGCGGCTGGTCGTTCCGGGCTGGTACGGGATGGCGCACGTGAAGTGGCTCGGCGCGATCACGGCGCTGACGGAGCCGTTCGGCGGCTACCAGCAAGCCGTCGGCTACCGCCTCTACGCGTCGGAGGAGGAGCTGGCGAGCGGCGACGGCGACGGCGCGCCGGTGACGCGGATCGCGCCGCGCTCGCTGACGGTCCCGCCGGGGATCCCGGACTTCCTCACGCGCGAGCGCGTGCTCGACGCCGGCCGCTGCGTGCTCGCCGGACGCGCCTGGTCGGGGCGAGCGCCGATCGAGCGCGTCGAGGTCAGCGCCGACGGTGGCGAGCACTGGAGCGAGGCGGCGCTCGACCCGCCGCTCGGCCCGCACGCATGGCGCGGCTGGTCGTGGACGTGGGACGCGACGCCGGGCGCCTGGACGATCTGCTCGCGCGCGACCGACGCGACCGGCGAGACGCAGCCGCTGACGCCGGTCTGGAACGTGAAGGGCTACGTCAACAACGCCGTCGAGCGGATCCCCGTGACGGTGCGAGGGTGA
- a CDS encoding GNAT family N-acetyltransferase translates to MPAPEIALRPATDDDRALLLRIYASTRERELALVPWSDEQKLAFVTQQFEAQDRHYRTAYADAVSFDVVLVDGEPAGRLYLSRMPGELRIVDVALLPAARGNGVGTRLLQTLLEDAAVEERAVTIHVEQANPARRLYERLGFELESSGEIYDFMRARPSGR, encoded by the coding sequence ATGCCCGCGCCCGAGATCGCCCTCCGCCCGGCCACCGACGACGACCGCGCGCTGCTGCTGCGGATCTACGCGAGCACGCGCGAGCGCGAGCTGGCGCTGGTGCCATGGAGCGACGAGCAGAAGCTCGCGTTCGTGACGCAGCAGTTCGAGGCGCAGGACCGCCACTACCGCACCGCCTACGCCGACGCCGTGTCGTTCGACGTCGTGCTCGTCGACGGCGAGCCGGCCGGGCGCCTGTACCTCTCGCGGATGCCGGGCGAGCTGCGGATCGTCGACGTCGCGCTGCTGCCGGCGGCGCGCGGCAACGGCGTCGGGACGCGGCTCTTGCAGACGCTGCTCGAAGACGCCGCCGTGGAGGAGCGCGCGGTGACGATCCACGTCGAGCAGGCGAACCCGGCGCGGCGGCTGTACGAACGGCTCGGCTTCGAGCTGGAGAGCTCGGGCGAGATCTACGACTTCATGCGCGCGCGACCGAGCGGTCGATGA
- a CDS encoding RNA polymerase sigma factor, with amino-acid sequence MMPSPGAAAALDRAARQEGGRVLATLIRHLGGDFALAEDALQDAYADAAANWPRDGVPRNPGAWLTTAARRRAIDRLRRARVLDERLRTLEALAAREAASGAEDEEPDSCLEDDRLRLIFTCCHPALRSEARVALTVKSLGGLTTAQTARAFLVEPRTMERRLTRARRKVLDAGIPYRVPPDELLPERLSGVRAVVYLIFTEGHTASDGDALVRGELCDEAIRLARLLRSSLDPDPETLGLLALMLLHDSRRATRVDRDGHAVPLPRQDRTRWDGERIREGLALLDDALALRAPGPFQVEAAIAALHSRAPSFEGTDWKQIAALYGRLARWRPSPAVEVNRAVAIGFADGPRAGLDRLDAIAAGEDDGGALASYVPLHAARADLLRRLGDRAGADAAYVRAIDASGNATQRAALEARRAAG; translated from the coding sequence ATGATGCCGTCGCCGGGAGCGGCGGCGGCGCTCGACCGCGCCGCCCGGCAGGAGGGCGGGCGCGTCCTCGCGACGTTGATCCGCCACCTCGGCGGCGACTTCGCGCTCGCCGAGGACGCGCTCCAGGACGCGTACGCCGACGCGGCGGCCAACTGGCCCCGCGACGGCGTGCCGCGCAACCCCGGCGCTTGGCTCACGACGGCCGCGCGGCGGCGGGCGATCGACCGCCTGCGCCGCGCGCGCGTGCTCGACGAGCGGCTGCGCACGCTCGAGGCGCTCGCGGCCCGCGAGGCCGCGAGCGGCGCCGAGGACGAGGAGCCCGACTCGTGCCTGGAGGACGACCGCCTGCGGCTGATCTTCACCTGCTGTCACCCGGCGCTGAGATCGGAGGCGCGCGTCGCGCTGACGGTCAAGTCGCTCGGCGGCCTGACGACGGCGCAGACCGCACGCGCGTTCCTCGTCGAGCCGCGCACGATGGAGCGGCGGCTGACGCGCGCGCGGCGCAAGGTCCTCGACGCCGGCATCCCCTACCGCGTCCCGCCAGACGAGCTGCTGCCCGAGCGGCTGAGCGGGGTCCGCGCCGTCGTCTACCTGATCTTCACCGAGGGCCACACCGCCTCCGACGGCGACGCGCTCGTGCGCGGCGAGCTGTGCGACGAGGCGATCCGGCTCGCGCGGCTGCTGCGCTCCTCGCTCGATCCCGACCCCGAGACGCTCGGCCTGCTCGCGCTGATGCTGCTGCACGACTCGCGCCGCGCGACCCGCGTCGACCGCGACGGACACGCGGTGCCGCTGCCGCGTCAGGACCGCACGCGCTGGGACGGCGAGCGGATCCGCGAGGGGCTGGCGCTGCTCGACGACGCGCTCGCGCTGCGCGCGCCCGGCCCGTTCCAGGTCGAGGCGGCGATCGCGGCGCTGCACTCGCGCGCGCCGTCGTTCGAGGGCACCGACTGGAAGCAGATCGCCGCGCTCTACGGCCGGCTCGCGCGCTGGCGGCCGTCACCGGCAGTCGAGGTCAACCGCGCCGTCGCGATCGGCTTCGCCGACGGTCCGCGCGCGGGCCTCGACCGGCTCGACGCGATCGCGGCCGGCGAGGACGACGGCGGCGCGCTCGCCAGCTACGTCCCGCTGCACGCCGCGCGCGCCGACCTGCTGCGCCGCCTCGGCGACCGCGCCGGCGCCGACGCCGCCTACGTGCGCGCGATCGACGCCTCCGGCAACGCCACCCAGCGCGCCGCGCTGGAGGCGCGCCGCGCCGCCGGCTGA
- a CDS encoding YciI family protein: MQYALLIYNAPGAGPAPDSPEGQAEFAAWMSYSQELVEAGVMRGGEALHPTQAATTVRVRGGELQSADGPFAETKEVLDGFYLIEVPDLDAALAWAAKIPSVTRGSVELRPTVVFDQA, encoded by the coding sequence ATGCAGTACGCGCTCCTGATCTACAACGCCCCCGGCGCCGGTCCCGCGCCCGACAGCCCCGAGGGCCAGGCCGAGTTCGCCGCCTGGATGTCGTACTCGCAGGAGCTGGTCGAGGCCGGCGTGATGCGAGGCGGTGAGGCGCTGCACCCGACGCAGGCCGCGACGACCGTGCGCGTGCGCGGCGGCGAGCTGCAGTCGGCCGACGGGCCGTTCGCCGAGACGAAGGAGGTGCTCGACGGCTTCTACCTGATCGAGGTCCCCGACCTCGACGCCGCGCTCGCGTGGGCGGCAAAGATCCCGTCCGTCACGCGCGGCTCGGTCGAGCTGCGGCCGACGGTGGTGTTCGACCAGGCATGA
- a CDS encoding ArsB/NhaD family transporter, which produces MALAVAVFAAALALIVTEKVDRTKIALVGAALLILTQTIDQDGAIEAIHFDTLGLLAGMMIVVRLTETTGVYTYVAIRAGQLSKGRPFLLVVALAIPTAVLSAFLDNLTTILLMVPITFLLADAFDIDPIPLILIEVMACNIGGTATLIGDPPNIMIASATGLSFMDFIVNVAPIAYFTTAVVVCLLYLAFRRKLQIAPDAREKVMELDAKRSIENPDELKRLLPVLLLTIVAFFLHKPLGLEPATVALTGATVMLLLSRQSLEETLGGIEWPTLFFFVGLFVMVGALEHTGAIDELTHAIVSLTDGDRTAELLAIAWVASIVGGIVDNIPLTATMIPVVESIEGGSGDNAYWWALSLGACFGGNLTIISAAANVAAAGMASRAGQPIGFMQFLRVGVPVTLFSMLLVTAYLYLRYI; this is translated from the coding sequence ATGGCACTCGCCGTCGCCGTCTTCGCCGCCGCGCTCGCGCTGATCGTCACCGAGAAGGTCGATCGGACGAAGATCGCGCTGGTCGGGGCGGCGCTGCTGATCCTGACGCAGACGATCGACCAGGACGGCGCGATCGAGGCGATCCACTTCGACACGCTCGGGCTGCTCGCCGGGATGATGATCGTCGTCCGGCTGACGGAGACGACGGGCGTCTACACCTACGTCGCGATCCGTGCCGGCCAGCTGTCGAAGGGGCGGCCGTTCCTGCTCGTCGTCGCGCTCGCGATCCCGACCGCGGTGCTGTCGGCGTTCCTCGACAATCTCACGACGATCCTGCTGATGGTGCCGATCACGTTCCTGCTCGCGGACGCGTTCGACATCGACCCGATCCCGCTGATCCTGATCGAGGTGATGGCGTGCAACATCGGCGGCACCGCGACGCTGATCGGCGACCCGCCGAACATCATGATCGCGAGCGCGACCGGTCTCTCTTTCATGGACTTCATCGTCAACGTCGCGCCGATCGCGTACTTCACGACCGCCGTGGTCGTCTGTCTGCTGTACCTCGCGTTCAGGCGCAAGCTGCAGATCGCGCCGGACGCGCGCGAGAAGGTGATGGAGTTGGACGCGAAGCGCTCGATCGAGAACCCGGACGAGCTGAAGCGGCTGCTGCCCGTGCTGCTGCTCACGATCGTCGCGTTCTTCCTGCACAAGCCGCTCGGGCTGGAGCCGGCGACCGTCGCGCTGACCGGCGCGACCGTGATGCTGCTGCTGAGCCGGCAGTCGCTGGAGGAGACGCTCGGCGGGATCGAGTGGCCGACGCTGTTCTTCTTCGTCGGCCTGTTCGTGATGGTCGGCGCACTGGAGCACACCGGCGCGATCGACGAGCTGACGCACGCGATCGTCTCGCTGACCGACGGCGACCGCACCGCCGAGCTGCTCGCGATCGCCTGGGTCGCCTCGATCGTCGGCGGGATCGTCGACAACATCCCGCTCACGGCGACGATGATCCCCGTCGTCGAGTCGATCGAGGGTGGCTCGGGCGACAACGCCTACTGGTGGGCGCTGTCGCTCGGCGCCTGCTTCGGCGGCAACCTGACGATCATCTCGGCCGCGGCGAACGTCGCCGCGGCCGGAATGGCGTCGCGCGCCGGGCAGCCGATCGGCTTCATGCAGTTCCTGCGCGTCGGCGTGCCGGTCACGCTCTTCTCGATGCTGCTCGTGACGGCGTACCTCTACCTGCGGTACATCTAG
- a CDS encoding FAD-dependent oxidoreductase has translation MTATRPASSSAPTDSTRPYDLAVVGAGIVGLAVARELLTRHPGLRLVVVDKEPQVGRHQTGHNSGVVHAGIYYQPGSLKARLCVEGAAALMAYCEQRSIALDRCGKVIVALGEHELGRLDELERRGRANGVPGLRRLDGAQLREVEPHAAGIAALHSPNTAIVDFPAVTRALADDVVAAGGTLALGREVTGVARRAGTRPGAGEVVLEHGGAGGAAVAGGADGAHAARAGAEPTVARRAVFCAGLWADRVARAAGADADPRIVPFRGQYLRLAPSAQDLVRGLIYPVPDPALPFLGVHLTKHVSGDVLAGPSALLVGARDAYEIRRVRPGDLRETLAWPGTWRVMARYWRSGLDEMRLAASRRAFGAACAQYVPQLRAQDLLPGPAGVRAQAVSRDGRLVDDFVFSESPDALHVRNAPSPAATSALAIAAMIADRAEGALAL, from the coding sequence ATGACTGCCACCAGACCCGCTTCCTCCTCCGCTCCCACGGACTCCACGAGACCGTACGACCTCGCCGTCGTCGGCGCCGGCATCGTCGGCCTCGCCGTCGCGCGAGAGCTGCTCACGCGCCATCCCGGGCTGCGGCTCGTCGTCGTCGACAAGGAGCCGCAGGTAGGCCGGCACCAGACCGGCCACAACAGCGGCGTCGTGCACGCGGGGATCTACTACCAGCCGGGGTCGCTGAAGGCGCGGCTGTGCGTCGAGGGCGCCGCCGCGCTGATGGCGTACTGCGAGCAGCGCTCGATCGCGCTCGACCGCTGCGGCAAGGTGATCGTCGCGCTCGGCGAGCACGAGCTGGGCCGGCTCGACGAGCTGGAGCGGCGCGGCCGCGCGAACGGCGTGCCGGGGCTGAGACGGCTCGACGGCGCCCAGCTGCGCGAGGTCGAGCCGCACGCCGCCGGGATCGCCGCGCTGCATTCGCCCAACACCGCGATCGTCGACTTCCCGGCCGTTACGCGCGCGCTCGCCGACGACGTCGTCGCGGCCGGCGGCACGCTCGCGCTCGGCCGCGAGGTGACGGGCGTTGCGCGCCGCGCCGGCACGCGCCCCGGCGCCGGAGAGGTCGTGCTGGAGCACGGCGGCGCGGGCGGCGCGGCCGTGGCCGGCGGCGCGGACGGTGCGCACGCGGCCCGCGCGGGCGCCGAGCCGACAGTCGCGCGGCGGGCGGTCTTCTGCGCCGGCCTGTGGGCGGATCGCGTCGCGCGCGCGGCCGGCGCCGACGCCGACCCGCGGATCGTCCCGTTCCGCGGGCAGTACCTGCGGCTGGCGCCGAGCGCGCAGGATCTCGTGAGAGGCCTGATCTACCCGGTCCCCGACCCGGCGCTGCCATTCCTCGGCGTCCATCTGACCAAGCACGTCTCCGGCGACGTGCTCGCCGGCCCGAGCGCGCTGCTCGTCGGCGCGCGCGACGCGTACGAGATCCGCCGCGTGCGCCCCGGCGACCTGCGCGAGACGCTCGCCTGGCCCGGCACCTGGCGGGTGATGGCGAGATACTGGCGCAGCGGCCTCGACGAGATGCGCCTCGCCGCCAGCCGCCGCGCCTTCGGCGCCGCCTGCGCGCAGTACGTTCCGCAGCTGCGCGCGCAGGACCTGCTGCCCGGCCCGGCCGGCGTCCGCGCCCAGGCCGTCTCGCGCGACGGCAGGCTCGTCGACGACTTCGTCTTCTCCGAGTCGCCCGACGCGCTCCACGTCCGCAACGCCCCGTCGCCGGCCGCCACCTCCGCGCTCGCGATCGCCGCGATGATCGCCGACCGCGCGGAAGGGGCGCTGGCGCTGTGA